The following proteins are encoded in a genomic region of Planococcus lenghuensis:
- a CDS encoding IS3 family transposase (programmed frameshift) → MRKFTETEKFEAVQQYLNGNASYRGIAEQIGIDHKSVRKWVGLYRAHGMDGLRLRSSCTNYSVTFKLDVLKDMMETGASLLATAVKYNISSPQTVLRWKRQLMDRPETLLSLEKEESAVKRDQRKTSDQQDALEKALAAAEAENERLRMELAYFKKAESLSSEKGVITNQERAQAVFELRHEFPVNQLIKVAGMARSTYYACVARMNRPDPDAALKEQIQAIYDEHDGNYGYRRICDQLVNQGIRVNHKKVQRLMGELGLKSTFRPVRTRKYNSYPGKGSHVAPNLLDRQFTADQPNEKWATDITEFKVCSQKLYLSPVLDLFNGEIITYTLGARPTYKLVSTMLDQALERLTPGDDLLLHSDQGWHYRIEPYRETLVANHITQSMSRKGTCLDNSVMENFFGIMKSEFLYKRTFATVEQFERELADYMEYYNCKRIKSKLNGRSPVHYRLQLQAAA, encoded by the exons ATGAGGAAATTCACAGAAACCGAAAAATTCGAAGCGGTCCAGCAATATCTGAATGGGAATGCCTCCTATCGGGGCATCGCTGAACAGATTGGGATTGATCACAAATCAGTCCGGAAGTGGGTTGGTCTGTATCGGGCGCACGGGATGGATGGTCTCCGGCTCCGTTCTTCATGTACAAACTACTCGGTTACGTTTAAACTGGACGTACTCAAGGACATGATGGAGACGGGCGCCTCCCTCCTGGCTACGGCTGTCAAGTACAATATCTCTTCCCCGCAGACCGTGCTTCGCTGGAAACGGCAGCTAATGGACCGGCCAGAGACGCTCCTCTCCCTCGAGAAGGAGGAGTCGGCGGTGAAACGGGACCAACGGAAGACGTCAGATCAGCAGGATGCACTGGAAAAGGCGTTGGCAGCTGCCGAGGCGGAGAACGAGCGCCTGCGCATGGAGCTTGCCTATT TCAAAAAAGCTGAGAGCCTTAGCTCAGAAAAAGGAGTCATCACCAACCAAGAACGGGCGCAAGCCGTCTTCGAGTTAAGGCATGAATTTCCGGTGAATCAACTGATCAAGGTGGCGGGCATGGCCCGCAGCACCTATTATGCATGTGTAGCGCGCATGAACCGGCCAGACCCGGACGCGGCACTCAAAGAACAGATCCAGGCCATCTATGATGAACACGACGGCAATTACGGGTATCGCCGCATCTGTGATCAACTGGTGAACCAGGGGATACGGGTGAACCATAAAAAAGTACAGCGCCTCATGGGCGAACTGGGATTGAAAAGCACCTTTCGACCGGTACGGACCCGGAAGTATAATTCGTATCCCGGCAAAGGCAGCCATGTGGCGCCGAACCTTCTGGATCGCCAGTTCACAGCGGATCAGCCGAACGAAAAATGGGCCACCGACATCACGGAATTCAAAGTGTGCAGCCAGAAGCTGTATCTGTCACCGGTGCTGGATCTGTTTAACGGTGAAATCATTACGTATACCTTAGGCGCGCGTCCAACCTACAAACTGGTGTCCACCATGCTGGACCAAGCGCTCGAGCGCTTAACACCGGGCGATGACCTTCTTCTGCATTCCGACCAAGGCTGGCATTACCGGATTGAGCCGTACCGTGAAACGCTTGTGGCGAACCACATTACCCAGAGTATGTCCCGAAAGGGTACCTGCTTGGATAATTCGGTGATGGAGAACTTCTTCGGCATCATGAAATCCGAATTTCTGTATAAGCGGACATTTGCGACAGTTGAGCAGTTCGAACGGGAATTGGCCGACTACATGGAGTACTACAACTGCAAGCGCATTAAGAGCAAACTGAATGGCCGGAGTCCGGTTCACTACCGACTCCAGCTACAGGCCGCTGCCTGA
- a CDS encoding transposase — MQELFEMAPTHRFNVIFSILELGPLLRIFDKKTHRGVPRELNYGAMIYSLIVRVVKRIPTIKLWVKRLGQDPFFRFDCAFLLFDDVPSKSSYSRMISAISKTDTMI, encoded by the coding sequence ATGCAGGAATTATTCGAAATGGCACCTACCCACCGGTTCAATGTCATTTTTTCGATATTGGAACTGGGTCCGCTTCTTCGCATTTTTGATAAAAAGACCCATCGAGGGGTTCCTCGGGAACTGAATTACGGTGCCATGATCTATTCGTTGATCGTTCGTGTGGTGAAGCGAATTCCGACGATTAAACTATGGGTTAAACGCCTGGGGCAAGACCCGTTCTTCCGGTTCGACTGTGCATTTCTGTTATTTGATGACGTGCCATCCAAGTCTTCCTATTCCCGGATGATTTCCGCAATCAGTAAGACAGACACGATGATTTAA
- a CDS encoding methionyl-tRNA formyltransferase, with protein sequence MKTIVIGSVGSTKALIEEMIDINFSVDMIFSLDEKYSANVSGYEPIHELAFVNNIPYRKFKNINDEQHIDVIKQISPDYIFVIGLSQLVKKEIIDLASKGTIGFHPTPLPKHRGRAALVWQIILDVKNTKCSLFFIDEGMDSGDIIAQEDYQISELDYASDVQLKCHEAFRKLIKKTLPKLLENSIVPLKQNEKEATYLLKRTPEDGRIDWNKSSRDIQRLIRAVSKPYPGAFSFYKGKYKCTIWKADFFKNPKYIGFPGQIANIKNGYFDIVCKDGLLRVYEYELEITQELIVGQKFK encoded by the coding sequence ATGAAAACGATTGTAATTGGGTCTGTAGGTTCTACTAAAGCATTAATTGAAGAAATGATTGACATAAACTTCTCGGTTGATATGATTTTTTCACTTGATGAGAAATATTCTGCAAATGTCTCTGGATATGAACCTATCCATGAGTTAGCTTTTGTAAACAATATACCTTATCGGAAATTCAAAAATATCAATGATGAGCAACATATTGATGTAATAAAACAAATTTCTCCAGACTACATATTTGTAATCGGTTTATCGCAATTAGTAAAAAAAGAAATTATTGATCTTGCTTCAAAGGGAACGATTGGATTTCATCCAACGCCACTTCCAAAGCACAGAGGTAGAGCTGCATTAGTATGGCAAATTATCTTAGATGTTAAAAATACCAAGTGCTCTCTCTTTTTCATTGATGAAGGTATGGATTCTGGAGATATAATTGCTCAAGAAGATTATCAAATTAGTGAATTAGATTATGCATCGGATGTTCAACTGAAGTGTCACGAGGCATTTAGAAAGTTGATAAAAAAAACTTTGCCTAAGTTGCTGGAGAATTCTATAGTACCCCTTAAGCAAAATGAGAAAGAAGCAACCTATTTATTGAAAAGAACTCCAGAAGATGGACGCATTGATTGGAACAAATCATCCAGAGACATACAAAGGCTAATTAGAGCTGTGTCAAAACCTTATCCTGGTGCTTTTTCTTTTTACAAAGGAAAGTATAAATGTACAATTTGGAAAGCCGATTTTTTTAAAAATCCTAAGTACATTGGCTTTCCAGGGCAAATAGCTAATATTAAAAACGGGTATTTTGATATTGTTTGTAAAGACGGTCTTTTAAGAGTGTATGAATATGAATTAGAAATTACTCAAGAACTTATTGTTGGACAGAAATTCAAATAA
- a CDS encoding glycosyltransferase family 4 protein, with protein sequence MNILFLSIGRLNSIEDKGIYTDLLRCFRNEGHQVYVVTPLEKRLNKATSYVNENGVKFVKVKIGNITKVRSLEKGISTLRIENQFLKAIKDHLSNIKFDLVIYSTPPITFGKVISYIKKRDNAKSYLLLKDIFPQNAVDLNMFSNKSIIYKYFRIKEKKLYKQSDYIGCMSQANVNFVLNQNPNLNAQIVEISPNSINPVKIDTDDRDKKRIRDKYNIPVDKTVFIYGGNLGKPQGIDFLIECLEVNKENSNVYFVIAGSGTEFNKIQTYFKASKPLNAKLFSELPKEDYEILVNSCDVGLIFLDHRFTIPNFPSRLLSYMQAAMPVLAATDPNTDIGQIVEQGQFGCWCESNDVQAFNQKIKELSDEAVRKKMGNNARKYLEENYTSKHTYEVIMSHFG encoded by the coding sequence TTGAATATATTATTTTTATCTATTGGGAGATTGAATAGTATAGAAGATAAAGGTATTTACACTGATCTATTAAGGTGCTTTAGAAATGAAGGGCATCAAGTATACGTTGTGACCCCCTTAGAAAAGAGATTAAATAAAGCTACGAGCTATGTTAATGAAAATGGTGTTAAATTTGTAAAAGTTAAAATCGGAAACATAACAAAAGTGAGAAGTCTCGAAAAGGGAATTTCAACTTTGAGAATTGAAAATCAATTTTTAAAAGCAATCAAAGATCACTTAAGTAATATTAAATTTGATCTAGTAATTTACTCTACCCCCCCTATAACTTTTGGGAAAGTTATTAGTTATATTAAAAAAAGAGACAATGCTAAATCATATTTATTACTAAAAGACATCTTCCCTCAAAATGCAGTAGATTTAAATATGTTTAGTAATAAAAGTATTATATATAAATATTTTAGAATAAAAGAAAAAAAGCTTTATAAGCAATCAGACTATATTGGATGCATGTCTCAAGCAAACGTAAATTTTGTTTTAAACCAAAATCCAAATTTAAATGCTCAGATAGTTGAAATAAGTCCTAATAGTATAAATCCTGTAAAGATTGATACTGATGATCGAGACAAGAAGAGAATTAGAGACAAATATAATATACCAGTTGATAAAACAGTATTCATCTATGGTGGGAATTTAGGAAAACCTCAAGGAATAGATTTTTTGATAGAATGTTTGGAAGTAAATAAAGAAAATAGTAATGTCTACTTTGTTATAGCAGGATCTGGAACTGAATTTAATAAAATACAAACTTACTTTAAAGCTAGCAAGCCTTTAAATGCAAAATTATTTAGCGAACTTCCTAAAGAGGACTATGAGATTTTAGTGAACTCTTGTGACGTGGGACTAATTTTCTTAGATCATCGTTTTACAATTCCCAATTTTCCGTCAAGATTGTTGTCTTATATGCAAGCTGCTATGCCAGTGCTTGCTGCAACCGATCCTAATACTGATATTGGGCAAATAGTTGAACAGGGCCAATTTGGTTGCTGGTGTGAGAGTAATGATGTGCAAGCATTTAATCAAAAAATCAAAGAACTAAGTGATGAAGCAGTGAGGAAAAAAATGGGGAATAACGCCAGAAAATATTTAGAAGAAAATTATACTTCTAAACACACTTATGAGGTTATTATGAGTCATTTCGGATAA
- a CDS encoding nucleoside-diphosphate sugar epimerase/dehydratase: MFKGKTLLITGGTGSFGNAVLNRFLDTDIKEIRLFSRDEKKQEDIRKRLNNSKVKYYIGDVRDVNSINTAMNNVDYVFHAAALKQVPSCEFFPMEAVKTNVIGTENVLNAAIQNSIKKVICLSTDKAVYPINAMGISKAMMEKVTVAKSRTVSVHDTNICGTRYGNVMASRGSVIPLFIDQIKAGKSLTITDPEMTRYLMSLEDAVELVLFAFLNSNQGDIFVQKAPASTIGELAQALKELFKVDNPIEVIGTRHGEKLYETLLTREEMAVATDMGGYYRIPADNRDLNYNKYFTEGEEEISEGWEYNSHNTHRLSMQEIKDLLLTLDVVKEELAKMGVIQ; this comes from the coding sequence ATGTTTAAAGGTAAAACATTGTTAATTACGGGTGGTACCGGGTCGTTCGGTAATGCTGTTCTAAATAGATTTTTAGATACAGATATTAAAGAAATCCGTTTATTTTCAAGAGACGAAAAAAAACAAGAAGACATTCGTAAAAGACTAAATAATTCCAAAGTGAAATACTACATCGGCGATGTAAGAGATGTAAATAGCATAAATACTGCAATGAATAATGTTGATTATGTATTTCATGCAGCAGCATTAAAGCAAGTTCCTTCATGTGAATTTTTCCCAATGGAGGCAGTTAAGACAAATGTCATTGGTACCGAAAATGTTCTAAATGCAGCTATTCAAAATAGTATTAAAAAAGTTATATGTCTTTCCACTGATAAAGCTGTTTACCCAATCAATGCAATGGGCATCTCAAAAGCAATGATGGAAAAAGTAACTGTGGCAAAATCAAGAACTGTTAGTGTTCATGATACAAATATTTGTGGTACCCGGTACGGTAATGTTATGGCTTCACGTGGCTCAGTGATTCCACTATTCATTGACCAAATTAAAGCTGGTAAATCTTTAACCATCACTGATCCAGAAATGACAAGATATCTAATGTCGTTGGAAGATGCGGTTGAATTAGTACTATTCGCTTTCTTGAACTCAAATCAAGGGGACATCTTTGTTCAAAAAGCTCCTGCTTCTACGATTGGTGAACTCGCTCAAGCACTTAAAGAACTGTTTAAAGTAGATAATCCTATTGAAGTAATCGGAACTCGTCATGGAGAAAAATTGTATGAGACTCTTCTTACTAGAGAAGAGATGGCTGTCGCTACAGATATGGGCGGCTATTATCGTATTCCAGCAGATAACCGTGACTTAAACTACAATAAATACTTCACTGAAGGTGAAGAAGAAATATCAGAAGGCTGGGAGTACAATTCTCACAACACGCATCGTTTATCAATGCAGGAAATTAAAGATTTATTACTCACACTTGATGTAGTAAAAGAAGAATTGGCAAAAATGGGTGTGATACAATGA
- a CDS encoding NeuD/PglB/VioB family sugar acetyltransferase, whose product MENNDIYIIGAGTYGEVMCELAQLLGYKVKGFYDDNIQKMNSKVMSIDILGKFSNLDKNEIKNHKFIVAIGNNTVRERIMLEINSFQGETPSLIHPSVNISQSAIVGKGVYIHANVFVWTKVVIEDYCILSPGVVIAHHTNIGTACLISTLTGIGASINIGRRVFIGMGSKVVTGVDIIGENTVIGAGSTLLKNADKNSVYVGTPAKKIKG is encoded by the coding sequence ATGGAAAATAATGATATATATATAATCGGAGCTGGAACCTATGGTGAGGTTATGTGCGAATTAGCTCAACTTTTAGGATATAAAGTCAAAGGTTTTTATGATGATAATATCCAAAAAATGAATTCCAAAGTTATGAGTATTGATATACTCGGGAAATTTTCAAACTTAGACAAAAATGAAATCAAGAACCATAAATTTATTGTAGCTATAGGAAATAATACAGTGAGAGAGCGAATAATGCTTGAAATTAACTCTTTCCAAGGAGAAACTCCTTCCCTTATTCATCCTTCGGTTAATATCAGCCAAAGCGCGATTGTCGGCAAAGGTGTTTATATTCATGCGAACGTCTTCGTTTGGACAAAAGTAGTAATAGAAGATTACTGCATATTAAGCCCAGGAGTTGTTATAGCTCATCACACTAATATTGGTACTGCTTGTCTAATTTCTACTCTAACCGGTATAGGGGCTTCAATAAATATTGGAAGAAGAGTATTTATTGGTATGGGTTCTAAGGTTGTGACAGGTGTGGATATTATTGGAGAAAATACTGTTATTGGTGCTGGAAGTACTCTCTTAAAAAATGCAGATAAAAACAGTGTATATGTTGGTACTCCAGCAAAAAAAATTAAAGGTTAA
- a CDS encoding PIG-L deacetylase family protein, with protein sequence MKILVFAPHNDDEVLGVGGTIAKYSSLGHEVVVCEVTKSATAEKLNVIRSEALEAHKILGVKETIFLDFPVVRLKETPLIDLNKEFHRVVQEVKPDMAFIPHKGDMHMDHGIVSHSAMVAMRPINGLNIENIFVYETLSETEWNIPTVDNAYIPNVWSDISPYFKQKLEAMSSYKSQLNEAPHPRSNEIIESLAKFRGSTIGVPFAETFMLVRKIM encoded by the coding sequence ATGAAAATATTAGTATTTGCACCGCATAATGATGATGAAGTTTTAGGTGTAGGTGGTACAATTGCCAAATATTCTAGCTTGGGTCATGAAGTAGTTGTATGTGAAGTAACTAAAAGTGCAACTGCGGAAAAATTAAATGTGATTAGAAGTGAAGCGTTAGAAGCACATAAAATTTTAGGCGTAAAGGAAACAATCTTTCTTGACTTTCCGGTAGTAAGATTGAAAGAAACTCCCTTAATTGATTTAAATAAAGAATTTCATAGGGTGGTACAAGAAGTTAAGCCCGATATGGCCTTTATTCCACATAAAGGAGACATGCATATGGATCATGGGATCGTATCCCACAGCGCTATGGTGGCAATGAGGCCAATCAATGGATTGAACATCGAAAATATATTTGTATACGAAACGTTATCAGAAACCGAATGGAATATTCCTACTGTTGATAATGCTTATATACCGAACGTATGGAGTGATATCTCTCCCTATTTTAAACAGAAGTTAGAAGCTATGAGTTCTTATAAGTCACAGCTAAATGAAGCTCCGCATCCTAGATCTAATGAAATAATTGAGTCTTTAGCGAAATTTAGGGGTTCAACTATAGGAGTTCCATTTGCTGAAACTTTCATGTTAGTTAGAAAAATTATGTAA
- a CDS encoding sugar transferase translates to MDSTKKMKFFIKRVIDLFGSGIGLILLSPILIIVIILMKIFMPGPIFFKQKRVGKNQVEFNILKFRTMKVNKEAESKLDFSKDKDRLTKLGKLLRRSKVDELPQLLNVFLGDMSLVGPRPTIMKQVLEYTPHQLKRINVKPGMTGLAQINGNITLPWEQRIEYDIEYVRNFSLFLDFKILTKTLAIVSMGEEKFKKEKVMNNTD, encoded by the coding sequence ATGGATTCTACAAAGAAGATGAAATTTTTCATTAAACGAGTTATTGATTTGTTTGGTAGTGGTATAGGATTAATTCTTTTGTCTCCGATTCTTATTATTGTAATTATTCTTATGAAAATTTTTATGCCTGGTCCGATTTTTTTTAAACAAAAAAGAGTTGGAAAAAACCAGGTAGAATTTAATATCTTGAAGTTTCGTACAATGAAAGTAAATAAAGAAGCAGAGTCCAAATTAGATTTTTCTAAGGATAAGGATCGTTTAACAAAGCTCGGAAAGTTGCTAAGGCGAAGTAAGGTTGATGAATTACCTCAACTTTTGAATGTGTTCCTTGGCGATATGAGTTTGGTTGGCCCGAGACCAACTATTATGAAACAGGTATTAGAATATACCCCGCATCAATTGAAGCGTATAAATGTAAAACCAGGCATGACAGGATTAGCGCAAATTAATGGGAATATAACTCTGCCCTGGGAACAAAGAATAGAGTATGACATAGAATATGTCAGAAATTTTTCATTGTTTTTAGACTTTAAAATCCTTACTAAAACTCTCGCCATAGTATCTATGGGAGAAGAGAAATTTAAAAAAGAAAAAGTTATGAATAATACAGATTAA
- a CDS encoding glycosyltransferase → MVFDVPAEKGGALSILNEFYERAIKDKENDWFFVVSTPKLPETSNTKVLQYSWVKRSWFHRLYFDHFIAPKLVSRYKISEVLSLQNLIIPKVKTKQVLYLHQPLPFIEKKYKINENFKFWVYQNIIGKMIFSSIKKADKVKVQTNWIKKACIEKTKEDESKFELQRPKIDVKIKNYYKDDQKKETLFFYPANAIHYKNHDVIVQAVKILKERKIENFKVIFTLTGEETNFIKSLFKDVENNHLPIIFIGGISREEVFQYYSKSILIFPSYVETFGLPLLEAKMHRTPIIASDCAFSHEILDDYKNVTFFNPFNGEELASNMSKNLSENAL, encoded by the coding sequence ATGGTTTTTGATGTGCCTGCTGAAAAAGGGGGAGCATTATCGATATTAAATGAATTCTATGAAAGAGCAATTAAAGATAAAGAAAATGATTGGTTTTTTGTAGTTAGTACCCCTAAGTTACCAGAAACTAGCAACACAAAGGTTCTTCAATACAGTTGGGTAAAACGGAGTTGGTTTCATCGATTATATTTTGATCATTTTATAGCTCCTAAATTAGTAAGTAGATACAAAATTTCTGAAGTTTTATCTTTGCAGAATTTAATAATACCTAAAGTAAAAACTAAACAAGTTTTATATTTACATCAGCCTTTACCATTTATTGAAAAGAAGTATAAGATTAACGAGAATTTTAAATTTTGGGTCTACCAAAATATAATAGGTAAAATGATTTTTAGCTCAATAAAAAAAGCTGATAAAGTGAAAGTCCAAACAAATTGGATAAAAAAAGCTTGTATAGAAAAAACAAAAGAAGATGAAAGTAAATTCGAGTTACAAAGACCAAAAATTGATGTGAAAATTAAAAACTACTATAAAGACGATCAAAAAAAAGAAACCCTATTCTTTTATCCTGCAAATGCAATACATTATAAAAACCATGATGTTATTGTTCAAGCAGTTAAAATTCTAAAAGAAAGAAAAATCGAAAACTTCAAAGTTATATTTACACTTACAGGAGAAGAAACCAATTTTATTAAATCTCTTTTCAAAGACGTGGAAAATAATCATTTACCGATCATATTTATTGGTGGAATTAGTAGAGAAGAAGTTTTCCAATACTATAGCAAATCTATTTTAATATTTCCTTCTTATGTTGAAACTTTCGGTTTACCTTTGCTAGAAGCCAAAATGCATAGGACTCCAATAATTGCTTCCGATTGTGCGTTTTCTCATGAAATTTTAGATGATTATAAGAATGTTACCTTTTTTAATCCTTTTAATGGCGAGGAACTAGCTAGTAATATGTCTAAAA
- the wecB gene encoding non-hydrolyzing UDP-N-acetylglucosamine 2-epimerase encodes MKKLKVMTVVGTRPEIIRLSAVINKLEESNAIEHILVHTGQNYDYELNEVFFADFNLRKPDYFLNAANGTAIETIGNILVKIDPILEEVTPEALLVLGDTNSCLCAIAAKRRQIPIFHMEAGNRCFDQRVPEETNRKIVDHTADINLTYSDIAREYLLREGLPADRIIKTGSPMLEVLNSKKEDIEKSNIVEKLNLKEDEYFVVSAHREENISSEKNFMDLCVSLNAIADQYGMPIIISTHPRTQKMIDAKGIKFSSLIKTMKPLGFNDYVKLQMKAKVVLSDSGTISEESSILGFKALNIRQAHERPEAMEEASVIMVGLKKERILQGLEILEAQKNEILRLVNDYSRPNVSDKVLRILLSYTDYVNRVVWGKIS; translated from the coding sequence ATGAAGAAGTTAAAGGTAATGACTGTAGTTGGAACAAGACCAGAAATTATCAGACTTTCAGCAGTCATCAATAAATTAGAGGAATCTAATGCAATTGAACATATTCTTGTACATACTGGCCAAAACTACGATTATGAATTGAATGAAGTTTTCTTTGCGGACTTTAACTTGAGGAAACCTGACTATTTCTTAAATGCAGCGAATGGTACAGCAATTGAAACGATCGGTAATATTCTTGTGAAAATCGATCCGATTTTAGAAGAAGTTACACCAGAAGCATTACTAGTACTTGGCGATACAAATAGTTGCTTATGTGCAATTGCTGCAAAGAGGAGACAAATTCCTATCTTCCACATGGAAGCAGGAAATAGATGTTTCGATCAACGTGTTCCTGAAGAAACAAATCGTAAAATTGTCGATCACACTGCAGATATTAACTTGACTTATAGTGATATTGCTAGAGAATATCTCTTAAGAGAAGGTCTTCCGGCAGATCGTATTATTAAAACAGGAAGTCCAATGCTTGAAGTTCTCAACTCAAAAAAAGAAGATATTGAGAAATCAAATATAGTTGAGAAACTGAATCTTAAAGAAGATGAATATTTTGTAGTATCTGCTCATCGGGAAGAAAATATCAGTTCTGAAAAGAACTTTATGGATCTATGTGTGAGCTTAAATGCAATTGCAGATCAATATGGTATGCCGATAATCATTAGTACTCATCCTAGAACTCAGAAAATGATTGATGCTAAGGGTATTAAATTCAGTTCACTAATTAAGACTATGAAACCTTTAGGGTTTAATGATTATGTGAAACTTCAAATGAAAGCAAAAGTGGTTCTTAGTGATAGCGGGACGATAAGTGAGGAATCTTCCATACTTGGCTTCAAGGCACTTAATATTAGACAGGCTCACGAAAGACCGGAGGCAATGGAAGAAGCTAGTGTTATAATGGTAGGTTTAAAGAAAGAGAGAATTTTACAGGGCTTAGAAATACTTGAAGCACAGAAGAATGAGATATTAAGACTTGTTAATGATTATAGTAGGCCTAATGTATCTGATAAAGTTCTTAGAATTTTATTATCTTATACAGATTATGTTAATAGAGTTGTATGGGGGAAAATTAGTTGA
- a CDS encoding polysaccharide biosynthesis C-terminal domain-containing protein — protein MTKILVTGANGFVGKNLVAELRNQGHEEMYLFNRENSLEDLEQFTKDCDFVFHLAGVNRSINESEFMEGNQGLTSRLLQFLIENENKAPVLSTSSIQAERDNPYGQSKKAGEDELFAYAKETSTSVFVYRLPNLFGKWSKPNYNTVVATFCYNVARDLDIQVNNPSAILELAYIDDVLEEFLRTFKGNPTLKEEFCIVPVTHEVELGDLADRIRSFKESRISLAVPAMSDELTKKLYSTYLSFLPGDNFSYDLKMNVDNRGSFTEFLRTPDRGQVSVNISKPGITKGNHWHHTKNEKFLVVSGNGLIRLRNIDSEEIIEYYVNGDKLQVVDIPTGYTHSIVNVGETDLVTVMWVNESFDPEKPDTHYLEV, from the coding sequence ATGACTAAGATTTTAGTGACAGGTGCTAATGGATTTGTCGGTAAAAATTTGGTTGCAGAATTAAGAAATCAAGGGCACGAGGAAATGTATCTATTTAATAGAGAGAACTCTTTAGAAGACCTTGAACAATTTACGAAAGACTGTGATTTTGTATTCCATTTGGCAGGCGTTAACCGCTCTATAAATGAAAGTGAATTCATGGAAGGAAACCAAGGCTTAACTTCTCGATTGCTCCAGTTTTTAATTGAAAATGAAAACAAGGCTCCAGTATTGAGCACTTCTTCGATTCAAGCGGAAAGAGATAATCCATATGGTCAGAGCAAAAAAGCTGGGGAAGATGAATTGTTTGCCTATGCAAAAGAAACAAGCACAAGCGTATTTGTATACAGGTTGCCAAACTTGTTTGGTAAATGGAGTAAGCCAAATTACAATACAGTAGTTGCTACATTCTGTTATAACGTCGCCAGAGATTTGGATATCCAGGTAAACAATCCTTCTGCTATACTGGAGTTGGCTTACATTGATGACGTGCTGGAAGAGTTTCTAAGAACTTTCAAAGGAAATCCAACTCTCAAAGAAGAATTCTGTATTGTACCAGTTACTCATGAGGTTGAATTGGGTGACTTAGCTGATCGAATCAGAAGCTTTAAAGAAAGCAGAATCTCTTTAGCTGTTCCTGCAATGAGCGATGAACTGACGAAGAAGTTGTACAGTACTTACCTAAGTTTCTTGCCAGGAGATAATTTTTCTTATGATTTAAAGATGAATGTCGATAATCGTGGTTCCTTTACTGAGTTCCTCCGCACTCCAGATCGCGGGCAGGTGTCGGTTAACATTTCAAAACCAGGGATTACTAAAGGGAATCATTGGCATCATACTAAAAACGAGAAATTTCTAGTAGTAAGTGGCAATGGTTTAATCAGATTAAGGAATATTGATTCAGAAGAAATTATCGAATACTATGTGAATGGCGATAAACTGCAGGTTGTCGATATTCCAACAGGATATACACATTCAATCGTTAACGTAGGAGAAACAGACTTAGTCACAGTTATGTGGGTGAATGAAAGCTTCGATCCAGAAAAGCCGGACACTCATTATTTGGAGGTTTAA